CTTGGTGGTGAATTGGCCCTGAGCGTGGGGGGTGAAATGAAAAATCCAAAGCGAACAGCCCCTTTGGGATTTGTGATTGGAATTTTCGGCGTTGTCTTGATTTTTTGTCTGATCCATTTGGCCGTTCAGGGAGTTCTTGGTCAGACTTTGCTCGAAAATCAGGAGGCTCCGTTGGCCGAATTAGCCAAAAACCTGGCAGGAAATACAGGGTTTCTTCTGATTCTTATCGTCTCATTTATTGCAGTATGGAGCACATTCAGTTCCATATTTTTACTGAAAAACCGCATTCTTTATGCAGGAGCAGTAGATGGAATCCTGCCAAAAGTATTTGCCAAACTTCACCCCAAATACGGCACTCCTGTCATCGCGATTGTTTTCCTGGCCATCCTGGAATTACTTATTGCAGGCACGGGAAGCTTTAGGTATTTGTTGATATTAGTCACTGGGAACTCCATCCTTATTTATTTAGGAGTGATCCTTGCCTTTTTTAAATTTAGATTAACAGATAAAAACCCAGGTCCTGAATTATTTAAAATCAAAGGAGGATACTTCCTTGGCACTTTTGCCCTGATTGCTTTGGTATGGATTTTTTTTCAACTGAGCCAAACCGAACTCCTGGGCATTGGGCTGTTCGTTCTCATGCTGTCCATAATCTATCAGCTCATAGCTTTCTATAAAAGAAAGAAACCTTCCATAAACCAACAAATTACATCCCTATGAAAAAAGCCACTCATCTTCCTTTTCATCCTGAGTCATATTTTTCCTTGTATTTTCAGAAAGTAATATTTGAAGCAAGTGAACTTCCT
This window of the Aquiflexum balticum DSM 16537 genome carries:
- a CDS encoding APC family permease; the encoded protein is MADLETNKLKREVGILGVVTNVLSISIGSGIFLLPALVFVILGNGSILAYIFCGFIFLALGLCFAEVSSRVPDTGGMYVYIERAFGPLAGFLSNSLYLFGVGVLACAALLNAMADIAASSFPVLGELWARIGFFSVILGIISLLSIRGIKDSMIFVKILTFTKVLAMLVLVTFGLSAISLDNIIWKGFPEFSKIGEASLLLIFAFLGGELALSVGGEMKNPKRTAPLGFVIGIFGVVLIFCLIHLAVQGVLGQTLLENQEAPLAELAKNLAGNTGFLLILIVSFIAVWSTFSSIFLLKNRILYAGAVDGILPKVFAKLHPKYGTPVIAIVFLAILELLIAGTGSFRYLLILVTGNSILIYLGVILAFFKFRLTDKNPGPELFKIKGGYFLGTFALIALVWIFFQLSQTELLGIGLFVLMLSIIYQLIAFYKRKKPSINQQITSL